From Candidatus Eremiobacterota bacterium, one genomic window encodes:
- a CDS encoding site-2 protease family protein, which produces MEDFSIIAYAFGFLVFVYCAMLVATLQALMRVRLKRGTCSMGDPAVIPPPVASVFAPYGEKLLNWGFVHSHFILVDSPFVNRFSEKWGSVYLHHGEQSAAFLYPSDLPDRNAPCSVEFTTLFENRERLVTVNGSSHRMIGTMPLTVIRDPWADTLRAQWDAHQEELRKKPGMPREEAPEESVVSYGEFLSEYIDHLLQIRWIIPAEDGSFRLSFMAALRTAFTMMAGEGKAAQMRKAMKLCKKEDLIDIDVPVELEVEAYRRMNDFSEGKSMGRLTKLILLVVSVAFFGLSFHYSLSLLSLLILIGVLFVHEMGHYVAMRLFHYRDVKVFFIPFLGAVTMGMQKEPKPMEKIVVSFMGPVPGIIAGLLLCAVPSPPELMKETVLMLLVINYLNLLPLMPLDGGQIFNLMMARFPYLQAIFQIVSAVILSVVFGILLKTPLLLIIGAVLAMNGFLRIPACTLLKKLRANVAQYGGDLKESGLVKEIFLLMKEKPYDSMLFQRKYQTVKGIADTYINELPGVLLICLTLLFYLFLFALPVVILMMKIFLRH; this is translated from the coding sequence TCGCTCCCTATGGAGAAAAGCTCCTGAACTGGGGATTTGTGCACTCCCACTTCATCCTTGTGGACAGCCCCTTCGTGAACCGCTTCTCGGAAAAGTGGGGAAGCGTATATCTCCATCATGGTGAGCAGAGCGCCGCGTTCCTTTACCCTTCCGATCTCCCCGACAGGAACGCTCCCTGCAGCGTGGAATTCACCACGCTTTTTGAGAACCGGGAGCGCCTTGTGACGGTAAACGGGTCATCCCACAGGATGATCGGGACAATGCCCCTCACTGTCATCAGGGATCCATGGGCAGATACGCTCCGCGCACAATGGGATGCCCATCAGGAGGAGCTGCGGAAAAAGCCCGGGATGCCCAGGGAGGAGGCACCTGAGGAATCAGTGGTCAGCTATGGCGAGTTTCTCAGTGAATACATCGATCACCTTCTCCAGATCAGATGGATCATTCCGGCAGAAGACGGCTCGTTCCGCCTGAGTTTCATGGCAGCCCTCAGAACAGCCTTCACCATGATGGCCGGCGAGGGGAAGGCGGCGCAGATGAGAAAAGCCATGAAGCTCTGTAAAAAAGAGGATCTCATCGATATTGACGTTCCCGTGGAGCTTGAAGTCGAGGCTTACCGGCGCATGAATGACTTCTCCGAGGGAAAGTCAATGGGGCGCCTCACGAAGCTCATTCTCCTTGTGGTTTCCGTAGCATTCTTCGGTCTTTCATTCCACTACTCGCTCTCGCTGCTGAGCCTTCTTATTCTCATCGGCGTCCTTTTTGTCCATGAGATGGGCCATTACGTGGCGATGCGCCTCTTTCATTACCGCGATGTGAAGGTCTTCTTCATCCCCTTCCTGGGAGCAGTCACCATGGGAATGCAGAAAGAGCCAAAGCCCATGGAGAAAATCGTGGTAAGCTTCATGGGACCTGTGCCGGGCATCATCGCAGGCCTGCTCCTCTGCGCCGTCCCCTCACCGCCGGAGCTGATGAAAGAGACGGTCCTGATGCTCCTTGTCATTAACTACCTGAACCTTCTTCCCCTCATGCCCCTTGACGGAGGCCAGATCTTCAACCTGATGATGGCGCGCTTCCCCTATCTCCAGGCCATCTTCCAGATAGTGAGCGCCGTTATCCTCTCCGTGGTCTTCGGGATTCTCCTCAAGACACCGCTCCTGCTCATCATAGGAGCTGTTCTGGCGATGAACGGCTTCTTACGCATCCCTGCATGCACGCTCCTCAAAAAGCTCCGCGCCAATGTGGCCCAGTACGGCGGCGATCTCAAAGAGAGCGGGCTTGTGAAGGAAATATTCCTGCTGATGAAGGAAAAGCCTTATGATTCCATGCTCTTTCAGCGAAAATACCAGACCGTGAAAGGAATCGCCGACACCTATATCAATGAGCTCCCCGGGGTGCTCCTGATCTGCCTCACACTGCTCTTTTACCTCTTCCTTTTCGCTCTTCCCGTGGTGATCCTGATGATGAAGATCTTCCTCAGGCACTAG